In a single window of the Olivibacter sp. SDN3 genome:
- a CDS encoding helix-turn-helix transcriptional regulator codes for MDILHTGEFFGQTNETLRFNGLTLTDTEYTHEYVDWHYHENAYFTFILQGNVIEGNRKEVYHCSPGNLIFHHWQEAHYNIKPKGFTRGFHIELTPEWFAHCSLDKNMLQGSIHLKHPALTTLMYNIVKETKLDGKGAQLAVDSLLAALFTTATGTGKPQKNTKPLWVKQLRELLHDAPMDQQWTLSALSQYLNLHPVHLSRDFPKYFNCGLGDYLRTLKVQRALNLFADEQLSLTTIALQSGFADQSHFIRSFKALHHITPLAYRKLLT; via the coding sequence ATGGATATCCTGCATACGGGTGAGTTTTTCGGGCAAACGAATGAAACACTTCGGTTTAATGGGCTTACGCTAACAGATACCGAATATACACATGAGTATGTAGATTGGCACTATCACGAGAACGCTTATTTTACATTTATCCTACAGGGAAATGTTATAGAAGGCAATAGAAAAGAGGTCTACCACTGCTCGCCCGGAAATCTAATATTTCACCACTGGCAGGAAGCACACTACAATATAAAACCCAAAGGCTTTACCCGTGGATTTCATATCGAGCTGACACCAGAATGGTTTGCCCATTGTAGTTTAGATAAAAATATGTTACAGGGCAGTATTCATTTAAAACACCCTGCGCTGACAACGCTGATGTATAACATTGTAAAGGAAACCAAGCTCGATGGCAAAGGGGCCCAACTGGCAGTTGACTCTTTACTGGCTGCATTGTTTACGACTGCTACAGGTACTGGTAAACCGCAAAAGAACACAAAGCCACTATGGGTAAAACAGCTCAGGGAATTATTGCATGATGCTCCAATGGATCAGCAATGGACGCTGTCTGCTCTTTCGCAATACCTGAATCTTCACCCTGTGCATTTATCAAGAGATTTCCCTAAATACTTTAATTGTGGTCTGGGAGATTATCTCCGAACATTGAAGGTACAGCGAGCGTTAAATTTATTTGCCGACGAGCAACTCTCGCTAACAACAATAGCGCTTCAGAGTGGTTTTGCGGACCAAAGCCACTTCATCCGCTCGTTTAAGGCTCTTCATCATATTACTCCCCTAGCTTACCGCAAGCTGCTCACTTAG
- a CDS encoding cold-shock protein → MQEGVVKFFNETKGFGFITPSDGGREIFVHSSGLKDNIRENDDVSFEVQQGQKGLNAVNVKLI, encoded by the coding sequence ATGCAAGAAGGCGTAGTAAAATTTTTTAACGAAACTAAAGGTTTCGGATTCATCACCCCGTCAGACGGTGGACGTGAAATTTTTGTCCATTCATCGGGTCTTAAAGACAACATTCGGGAGAATGATGATGTATCCTTTGAGGTACAACAAGGCCAGAAAGGCCTCAATGCAGTAAATGTTAAGTTGATCTAA